In a single window of the Pandoraea pulmonicola genome:
- a CDS encoding 3-hydroxyacyl-CoA dehydrogenase/enoyl-CoA hydratase family protein, giving the protein MGAQIAAHLVNAKVPVVLFDLPAKEGPKNGIVTRAIDGLKKLSPAPFADKADAQYIEAANYEDDLARLGECDVVIEAIAERMDWKHDLYKKVAPHLAKHAIFASNTSGLSITELSEGFDADLKARFCGVHFFNPPRYMHLVELIPTATTEPAILDQLETFLTSTLGKGVVRAKDTPNFIANRVGVFSILAVFAEAQKYGIPFDVVDDLTGSKLGRAKSATFRTADVVGLDTMAHVIKTMQDGLKDDPFAPTYATPPVLKALVEKGALGQKTGAGFYRKEGKVIKVLDPQSGEYVESGKKADEMVVRILKKAPAERLRLLRESTHPQAQFLWAVFRDVFHYIGVYLEQIAENARDVDFAIRWGFGWSTGPFEDWQAAGWKDIAQWVQEDIDAGKALSNAPLPKWVTSGKVAEAGGVHTAQGAYAPAKDAFVPRSTLPVYQRQVFPASLVGEAGNDPRKFGKTIEENDAVRVWVDETPGQDDVLIVSFKSKMNTIGPDVIDGLTRAIDLAEQHYRAVVIWQPTSLQLGAPGGPFSAGADLAAAMPAFMMGGAKGIEPFIKKFQDGMMRVKYAQVPVVSAVSGIALGGGCELLLHSARRVAALESYIGLVEVGVGLVPGGGGLKEAAIRAAEAAKAADSVQYLQFVTKSFTNAAMAKVSASALDAREMGYLKPSDTIVYNVHELLSVARNEARALAVAGYRPPLKPAGIPVAGRSGVSTIKAQLVNMRDGNFISAHDFLIASRIAEAVCGGDVEAGSLVNEEWLLALERRAFIDLLGTSKTQERIMGMLQTGKPVRN; this is encoded by the coding sequence GCAGATCGCGGCGCACCTCGTCAACGCGAAAGTGCCCGTCGTGCTGTTCGATCTGCCGGCCAAGGAAGGCCCGAAGAACGGTATCGTCACGCGTGCCATCGACGGTCTGAAGAAGCTGAGCCCCGCGCCGTTCGCCGACAAGGCCGACGCGCAGTACATCGAAGCGGCCAACTACGAAGACGACCTGGCCCGGCTGGGCGAGTGCGACGTGGTGATCGAGGCGATTGCCGAACGCATGGACTGGAAGCACGACCTGTACAAGAAGGTGGCGCCGCATCTGGCCAAGCATGCGATCTTCGCGTCGAACACGTCGGGCCTGTCGATCACCGAACTCTCGGAGGGCTTCGACGCCGATCTGAAGGCGCGCTTCTGCGGCGTGCACTTCTTCAACCCGCCGCGCTACATGCATCTGGTCGAGCTGATCCCGACCGCGACGACCGAGCCGGCCATCCTCGATCAACTCGAAACGTTCCTCACATCCACGCTCGGCAAGGGCGTGGTGCGCGCGAAGGACACGCCGAACTTCATCGCGAACCGTGTCGGCGTCTTTTCGATTCTGGCGGTGTTCGCCGAGGCGCAGAAGTACGGCATTCCGTTCGACGTCGTCGACGATCTGACGGGCAGCAAGCTCGGCCGCGCCAAGTCGGCCACGTTCCGCACGGCCGACGTGGTCGGCCTGGATACGATGGCGCACGTCATCAAGACGATGCAGGACGGCCTGAAGGACGATCCGTTCGCGCCGACGTACGCCACGCCGCCCGTGCTCAAGGCGCTGGTGGAGAAGGGCGCCCTGGGTCAGAAGACGGGCGCGGGCTTCTACAGGAAGGAAGGCAAGGTCATCAAGGTGCTCGACCCGCAGTCGGGCGAGTACGTCGAGTCGGGCAAGAAGGCCGACGAGATGGTCGTGCGCATTCTGAAGAAGGCGCCGGCCGAGCGTCTGCGTCTGCTGCGCGAATCGACCCATCCGCAGGCGCAGTTCCTGTGGGCCGTGTTCCGCGACGTGTTCCACTACATCGGCGTGTATCTCGAGCAGATTGCCGAGAATGCACGCGACGTCGACTTCGCGATTCGCTGGGGCTTCGGCTGGAGCACCGGACCGTTCGAGGACTGGCAGGCTGCCGGCTGGAAGGACATCGCGCAGTGGGTGCAGGAAGACATCGATGCGGGCAAGGCCCTGTCTAACGCGCCGCTGCCCAAGTGGGTCACGAGCGGCAAGGTGGCCGAAGCCGGTGGCGTGCACACCGCGCAGGGCGCCTACGCGCCGGCGAAGGACGCCTTCGTGCCGCGCAGCACGCTGCCCGTGTATCAGCGCCAGGTGTTCCCGGCCTCGCTCGTGGGCGAAGCGGGCAACGACCCGCGCAAGTTCGGCAAGACCATCGAAGAGAACGACGCCGTGCGCGTGTGGGTCGACGAGACCCCGGGCCAGGACGACGTGCTCATCGTCTCGTTCAAGTCGAAGATGAACACCATCGGGCCGGACGTCATCGACGGCCTGACGCGCGCCATCGATCTGGCCGAGCAGCACTATCGTGCCGTGGTCATATGGCAGCCGACGTCGCTGCAACTCGGCGCGCCGGGCGGTCCGTTCTCGGCGGGCGCCGATCTGGCCGCCGCCATGCCGGCGTTCATGATGGGTGGCGCCAAGGGCATCGAGCCCTTCATCAAGAAATTCCAGGACGGCATGATGCGCGTGAAGTATGCGCAGGTGCCGGTCGTCTCGGCCGTGTCCGGCATTGCGCTGGGCGGTGGCTGCGAACTGCTGCTCCATAGTGCCAGGCGCGTGGCGGCGCTCGAGAGCTACATCGGTCTCGTGGAAGTGGGCGTGGGCCTCGTGCCGGGCGGCGGCGGTCTGAAGGAAGCGGCCATTCGCGCGGCCGAGGCGGCGAAAGCCGCCGACAGCGTGCAGTACCTCCAGTTCGTGACGAAGTCGTTCACCAACGCCGCCATGGCGAAGGTCTCGGCCTCGGCGCTCGACGCCCGCGAGATGGGCTATCTCAAGCCGTCGGACACGATCGTCTACAACGTGCACGAACTGCTGTCGGTGGCTCGCAACGAAGCGCGTGCCTTGGCGGTGGCCGGATATCGTCCGCCGCTCAAGCCGGCCGGCATTCCGGTGGCGGGTCGCTCGGGCGTCTCGACGATCAAGGCGCAGCTCGTGAACATGCGCGACGGCAACTTCATCTCGGCGCACGACTTCCTGATCGCCTCGCGCATCGCCGAAGCCGTGTGCGGCGGCGACGTCGAAGCAGGCAGCCTCGTGAACGAAGAGTGGCTGCTGGCGCTCGAGCGTCGCGCCTTCATCGACCTGCTGGGCACGTCGAAGACCCAGGAACGCATCATGGGCATGCTGCAAACCGGCAAGCCGGTGCGCAACTAA
- a CDS encoding acetyl-CoA C-acyltransferase, which yields MSKQLQDAYIVAATRAPIGKAPKGSYKNTRPDDLLATILKSALAQVPDLDPKVIEDAIVGCAIPEAQQGLNVARIGALLSGLPNTVGGVTVNRFCASGLTALAMAADRIRVGEADAMIAGGIESMSMVPMMGNTPSLSPSIFERDENVGIAYGMGLTAEKVAQQWGVSREAQDAFALASHQKAIKAQQAGEFANEITPIEIVERFPNLATGEVSVKTRTLSLDEGPRPDTSLEGLAKLRPVFANKGSVTAGNSSQTSDGAGALIVVSEKILKQFNLTPLARFVSFAVRGVPPQIMGIGPKEAIPAALRAAGLTQDQMDWIELNEAFAAQALAVIKDLDLDTSKVNPMGGAIALGHPLGATGAIRAATVVHALRRHNLKYGMVTMCVGTGMGAAGILERM from the coding sequence ATGAGCAAACAACTGCAAGACGCCTACATCGTTGCCGCCACGCGCGCGCCGATCGGCAAGGCACCGAAGGGCAGCTACAAGAACACGCGTCCGGACGACCTGCTCGCGACTATTCTGAAGAGCGCGCTCGCCCAGGTGCCGGATCTCGATCCGAAGGTCATCGAAGACGCGATCGTCGGCTGCGCCATTCCCGAAGCCCAGCAGGGCCTGAACGTGGCGCGCATCGGCGCGCTGCTCTCCGGCCTGCCGAACACGGTCGGCGGCGTGACCGTCAACCGCTTCTGTGCCTCGGGCCTCACGGCGCTGGCAATGGCTGCCGATCGCATCCGCGTGGGCGAAGCCGATGCGATGATCGCCGGCGGCATCGAGAGCATGAGCATGGTGCCGATGATGGGCAACACGCCGTCGCTCTCGCCGTCGATCTTCGAGCGCGACGAGAACGTGGGCATCGCCTACGGCATGGGGCTGACCGCCGAGAAGGTGGCGCAGCAGTGGGGTGTGTCGCGCGAAGCGCAGGACGCCTTCGCGCTGGCCTCGCACCAGAAGGCCATCAAGGCGCAGCAGGCCGGCGAGTTCGCGAACGAAATCACGCCGATTGAGATCGTCGAGCGTTTCCCGAATCTCGCGACGGGCGAAGTGTCGGTCAAGACGCGCACGCTCTCGCTCGACGAGGGCCCGCGTCCCGACACGTCGCTCGAAGGCCTGGCCAAGCTGCGCCCGGTGTTTGCCAACAAGGGTTCTGTCACGGCCGGCAACAGCTCGCAAACGTCGGACGGCGCCGGTGCGCTGATCGTCGTGAGCGAGAAGATCCTCAAGCAATTCAACCTCACGCCGCTCGCGCGTTTCGTGTCGTTCGCCGTGCGTGGCGTGCCGCCCCAGATCATGGGTATCGGTCCGAAGGAAGCCATCCCGGCAGCGCTGCGCGCGGCGGGGCTGACGCAGGACCAGATGGACTGGATCGAGCTCAACGAAGCGTTTGCCGCGCAGGCGCTGGCCGTCATCAAGGATCTGGATCTGGATACCAGCAAGGTCAACCCGATGGGCGGCGCCATTGCGCTGGGCCACCCGCTCGGCGCCACCGGCGCGATTCGCGCAGCCACCGTGGTCCACGCGCTGCGTCGCCACAACCTGAAGTACGGCATGGTGACGATGTGCGTGGGCACCGGCATGGGCGCCGCGGGGATTCTGGAGCGCATGTAA
- a CDS encoding enoyl-CoA hydratase → MEDVLVQRQGAVQVLTFNRAHKKNAITAEMYQALADGITEAEADASLRVILIQGQPEAFSAGNDLEDFLKHPPRDEDAPVFRFLRAISQATKPIVAAVAGNAVGVGTTLLLHCDVVYAAETARFSLPFSQLALCPEAASSWLLPRVAGYQRAAEKLLFGEPFDVNEAVAMGFVNRIVPAAELADYAAKRATQLAAMPAGSLRVTKQLMKADGARDVQARIGEEAVEFGKCLVSPEAREAFTAFFEKRKPDFEQFS, encoded by the coding sequence ATGGAAGACGTATTGGTGCAGCGCCAGGGCGCCGTGCAGGTGTTGACCTTCAACCGCGCGCACAAGAAGAACGCGATCACCGCCGAGATGTACCAGGCGCTGGCCGACGGCATTACCGAGGCGGAAGCCGATGCCTCGCTGCGTGTGATCCTGATCCAGGGGCAGCCGGAAGCCTTCTCGGCGGGCAACGACCTCGAAGACTTCCTCAAGCATCCGCCCAGGGACGAGGATGCCCCCGTGTTCCGGTTCCTGCGCGCGATCAGCCAGGCGACCAAGCCGATCGTGGCCGCGGTGGCGGGCAACGCCGTGGGTGTAGGCACGACGCTGCTGCTGCACTGCGATGTCGTGTACGCCGCCGAGACGGCCCGGTTCTCGCTGCCGTTCTCGCAACTGGCGCTGTGTCCCGAGGCGGCGTCGAGCTGGCTGCTGCCGCGCGTGGCGGGCTATCAGCGCGCCGCCGAAAAGCTCCTGTTCGGTGAGCCGTTCGACGTGAACGAGGCGGTGGCGATGGGCTTCGTCAATCGTATTGTCCCGGCAGCGGAGCTCGCGGACTATGCGGCCAAACGAGCGACACAACTGGCCGCCATGCCTGCCGGGTCGCTGCGCGTGACCAAGCAACTGATGAAGGCCGACGGCGCGCGCGACGTGCAGGCGCGCATCGGCGAGGAGGCCGTGGAGTTTGGCAAGTGTCTGGTTTCGCCGGAAGCGCGCGAGGCATTCACCGCGTTCTTCGAGAAGCGCAAGCCGGACTTCGAACAGTTTTCGTAA
- a CDS encoding acyl-CoA thioesterase, producing MSTPTPALAALPEEKQLALRVMPMPADANAHGDVFGGWIMSQVDIAGSIPAAQRANGRVATIAVNSFLFKEPVFVGDLLSFYATIVKTGNTSITVYVEAYAQRMRLSHDIVKVTEAMVTYVATDEDRRPRPLPNLADAG from the coding sequence ATGAGCACCCCGACCCCTGCCCTCGCGGCCCTGCCCGAAGAAAAACAACTGGCGTTGCGCGTGATGCCGATGCCCGCCGACGCCAACGCCCACGGCGACGTCTTCGGCGGCTGGATCATGTCGCAGGTCGACATCGCCGGCTCGATCCCGGCCGCCCAACGCGCCAACGGCCGCGTGGCGACCATCGCCGTCAATTCTTTCCTGTTCAAGGAGCCGGTCTTCGTCGGCGATCTGCTGAGCTTTTACGCCACGATCGTGAAGACCGGCAACACGTCGATCACCGTCTACGTCGAGGCGTACGCGCAGCGCATGCGTCTGTCGCACGACATCGTCAAAGTGACCGAGGCGATGGTCACCTACGTGGCCACCGACGAAGACCGCCGCCCGCGTCCGCTGCCCAACCTCGCCGACGCCGGCTGA
- a CDS encoding ABCB family ABC transporter ATP-binding protein/permease yields MRRFTPAEPAPAASGSPNNAKPARGDWQVIKSLLPYLLEFRGRVTLALSCLVLAKVANLGVPILMKHIVDALGPVATLSATARATADPSLIVVGGLGLLVIAYGLVRLSTSLFTELREILFSKVTESAVRQIALKVFRHLHALSLRFHLERQTGGMSRDIERGTRGIQSMISYSLYSILPTLIEVALVLGFFVVRYDAFYALVTLGALVLYITFTVKVTEWRTHFRRTMNELDSKANARAIDSLINYETVKYFGNEAFETQRYDENLKRYRAAAIRSQNSLSVLNFGQQAIIATGLILILWHATQGVMSGRMTLGDLVLVNTFMLQLYIPLNFLGVIYRELKQAMTDMDRMFTLLDVNREVADPPGAQPLVCTGGTVRFEHVNFGYEPTRQILHDVDFAVAAGTTTAVVGHSGSGKSTLSRLLFRFYDVGFPGVPAGCITIDGQDIREVTQDSLRAAIGIVPQDTVLFNDTIYYNIAYGNPSASRDEVIAAARAAHIHDFIESLPAGYESMVGERGLKLSGGEKQRVAIARTILKNPHILIFDEATSALDSRSEQAIQSELRNIACERTTLVIAHRLSTVVHAAQILVLDKGRIVERGTHDELLRAEGLYAQMWALQQQRRGGEGDAEASHFATVVS; encoded by the coding sequence ATGAGACGTTTCACTCCGGCCGAACCTGCGCCGGCGGCCTCCGGTTCCCCGAACAACGCCAAGCCGGCACGCGGCGACTGGCAGGTCATCAAATCGCTGCTGCCCTATCTGCTGGAATTCCGCGGACGCGTCACGCTCGCGCTGTCGTGCCTGGTCCTCGCCAAGGTCGCCAACCTCGGCGTGCCGATTCTCATGAAGCACATCGTCGACGCGCTCGGCCCGGTGGCGACGCTCTCGGCGACCGCACGGGCGACGGCCGATCCGAGCCTGATCGTCGTGGGCGGACTGGGCCTGCTGGTGATCGCCTACGGGCTCGTGCGGCTGTCCACGTCGCTCTTCACCGAGCTGCGCGAAATCCTGTTCTCGAAGGTGACGGAAAGCGCCGTGCGGCAGATCGCGCTCAAGGTGTTCCGCCATCTCCATGCGCTGTCGCTGCGCTTTCATCTGGAGCGGCAGACCGGCGGCATGAGCCGCGACATCGAGCGCGGCACGCGAGGCATCCAGTCGATGATCTCGTACTCGCTCTACAGCATCCTGCCCACGTTGATCGAAGTGGCGCTCGTGCTCGGCTTCTTCGTGGTGCGCTACGACGCGTTCTACGCGCTCGTCACGCTCGGCGCGCTCGTGCTCTACATCACGTTCACGGTCAAGGTCACGGAGTGGCGCACGCATTTCCGGCGCACGATGAACGAGCTCGATTCGAAGGCCAACGCACGCGCCATCGATTCGCTCATCAACTACGAGACGGTGAAGTACTTTGGCAACGAGGCGTTCGAGACGCAGCGCTACGACGAGAACCTGAAGCGCTACCGCGCAGCCGCCATCCGTTCGCAGAACTCGCTCTCGGTGCTGAACTTCGGTCAGCAGGCGATCATCGCCACGGGCCTCATCCTGATTCTCTGGCACGCCACGCAAGGCGTGATGAGCGGGCGCATGACGCTCGGCGATCTGGTGCTCGTCAACACGTTCATGCTCCAGCTCTACATTCCGCTGAACTTCCTCGGCGTGATCTATCGCGAGCTCAAGCAGGCGATGACCGACATGGACCGCATGTTCACGCTGCTCGACGTCAATCGCGAGGTGGCCGATCCGCCCGGCGCGCAGCCGCTCGTGTGCACCGGCGGCACCGTGCGCTTCGAGCACGTGAACTTCGGCTACGAGCCGACGCGCCAGATTCTGCACGACGTGGATTTCGCCGTTGCGGCAGGTACGACGACGGCCGTCGTGGGCCACAGCGGTTCGGGCAAATCGACGCTCTCGCGCCTGCTGTTCCGCTTCTACGACGTGGGTTTTCCGGGCGTGCCGGCCGGATGCATCACCATCGATGGACAGGACATTCGCGAGGTGACGCAGGACTCGCTGCGCGCGGCCATCGGCATCGTGCCGCAGGACACGGTGTTGTTCAACGACACGATCTACTACAACATCGCGTACGGCAATCCGTCCGCGTCGCGCGACGAGGTGATCGCCGCCGCGCGCGCCGCGCACATCCACGACTTCATCGAGAGCCTGCCCGCCGGCTACGAGTCGATGGTCGGCGAGCGCGGCCTGAAGCTCTCCGGCGGCGAGAAGCAACGCGTGGCGATCGCGCGGACCATCCTCAAGAATCCGCATATCCTGATTTTCGACGAGGCGACGTCGGCGCTCGATTCGCGCTCCGAGCAGGCGATCCAGTCGGAACTGCGCAACATCGCGTGCGAGCGCACGACGCTGGTCATCGCGCACAGGCTCTCGACAGTCGTGCACGCGGCGCAGATTCTCGTGCTCGACAAGGGACGCATCGTGGAGCGCGGCACGCACGACGAACTGCTGCGTGCCGAGGGCCTGTACGCGCAGATGTGGGCGCTGCAGCAACAGCGTCGCGGGGGCGAGGGAGACGCCGAGGCGTCGCACTTCGCCACGGTCGTGTCCTGA
- a CDS encoding LysR family transcriptional regulator translates to MEIKWLEDFVSLAKTNSFSRSAELRHVTQPAFSRRIQALEAWLGSELIDRSSYPTRLTPAGDVFYEQALALLSQAQEARALLREQRSADHSVLDFAVPHTLSMTFFPRWLKTLEKRLGLLRSRLRALNVHDAAMSLTDGGCDLLMCYYHPSQPLQLDAARYEMVVLGSERFSPYSAPTPQKRARFRLPGTAEAPVPYLAYTSNAYLGRMADLLVGDTASPPHLDKVYETDMAEALKAMVLAGHGVAFLPQSAVVDSIARGELVDLAPPGKVGGPWHLDMEIRLYRDRLAYTEASNRRERAKRDVVEAFWQAVRDQIKG, encoded by the coding sequence ATGGAAATCAAGTGGCTCGAGGACTTCGTGTCGCTCGCCAAGACGAACAGTTTCAGCCGTTCGGCCGAGTTGCGTCACGTGACGCAGCCGGCGTTCTCGCGCCGCATCCAGGCGCTCGAGGCGTGGCTGGGCAGCGAGCTGATCGACCGGTCCAGCTATCCCACCCGCCTCACGCCGGCGGGGGACGTCTTCTACGAACAGGCGCTCGCGCTGCTCTCGCAGGCACAGGAGGCGCGCGCGCTATTGCGCGAGCAACGCTCCGCGGATCACTCGGTGCTGGATTTCGCCGTGCCGCACACGCTGTCGATGACCTTCTTCCCGCGCTGGCTCAAGACGCTGGAAAAGCGTCTGGGCTTGCTGCGCAGCCGCTTGCGGGCGTTGAACGTGCACGATGCGGCCATGTCGCTCACCGACGGCGGCTGCGACCTGCTGATGTGCTATTACCATCCGAGCCAGCCACTGCAGCTCGATGCCGCCCGGTACGAGATGGTGGTGCTCGGCAGCGAGCGCTTCAGCCCGTACAGCGCGCCCACGCCGCAGAAGCGGGCCCGCTTCAGGCTGCCGGGCACGGCCGAGGCCCCGGTGCCGTATCTGGCCTACACGTCGAACGCCTACCTTGGACGCATGGCCGATCTGCTGGTCGGCGACACGGCGAGTCCACCGCATCTGGACAAGGTCTACGAGACGGACATGGCCGAAGCGCTCAAGGCAATGGTGCTCGCCGGCCACGGCGTGGCCTTCCTGCCGCAGAGCGCCGTGGTCGACTCGATCGCGCGCGGCGAACTGGTGGATCTGGCGCCCCCCGGCAAAGTCGGGGGGCCGTGGCATCTGGACATGGAAATCCGGCTGTACCGTGACCGGTTGGCCTACACCGAGGCGAGCAACCGGCGCGAGCGCGCCAAGCGCGATGTGGTCGAGGCGTTCTGGCAGGCCGTGCGAGACCAGATCAAGGGGTGA
- a CDS encoding Glu/Leu/Phe/Val family dehydrogenase codes for MSQTSHALPSYLQADDLGPWGNYLQQVDRVTPYLGSLSRWVETLKRPKRILIVDCPIELDNGTIAHFEGYRVQHNTSRGPGKGGVRFHQDVTLSEVMALSAWMSVKNAAVNVPYGGAKGGIRVDPRKLSRGELERLTRRYTSEINIIIGPTKDIPAPDVNTNEQIMAWMMDTYSMNEGSTATGVVTGKPISLGGSLGRREATGRGVFVVSCEAARRLGMDVRGARVIVQGFGNVGGIAARLFHEAGAHVIGVQDHTGTIYKSDGLDVPNLLKHVAETGGVGGFAAAEAIKDEEFWSLDCEFLIPAALENQITEKNADKIRAKVVVEGANGPTTTAADDILRSKNILVVPDVVANAGGVTVSYFEWVQDFSSFFWTEEEINHRLERIMREAFDGVWHVAQEHKVSLRTAAFIVACSRILQAREMRGLYP; via the coding sequence ATGTCTCAAACGTCACACGCCTTGCCTTCCTACCTCCAGGCCGACGACCTCGGCCCGTGGGGCAACTACCTCCAACAGGTCGATCGCGTCACGCCCTACCTGGGCTCGCTCTCGCGCTGGGTCGAAACCCTCAAGCGCCCGAAGCGCATCCTGATCGTCGACTGCCCGATCGAACTCGACAACGGCACCATCGCCCACTTCGAGGGCTACCGCGTTCAGCACAACACCTCGCGCGGCCCCGGCAAGGGCGGTGTGCGCTTCCACCAGGACGTCACCCTGTCCGAAGTCATGGCCCTGTCGGCCTGGATGTCGGTCAAGAATGCGGCGGTGAACGTGCCCTACGGTGGCGCCAAGGGCGGTATCCGCGTCGACCCGCGCAAGCTCTCGCGCGGCGAGCTCGAGCGCCTCACGCGCCGCTACACCAGCGAAATCAACATCATCATCGGACCGACCAAGGACATCCCGGCGCCGGACGTCAACACCAATGAGCAGATCATGGCGTGGATGATGGACACTTACTCGATGAACGAGGGTTCCACCGCCACCGGCGTCGTGACCGGCAAGCCCATCTCGCTGGGCGGCTCGCTGGGCCGTCGCGAGGCCACGGGCCGCGGCGTGTTCGTGGTGAGCTGCGAAGCGGCCCGCCGCCTGGGCATGGATGTGCGCGGCGCCCGCGTGATCGTGCAAGGCTTCGGCAACGTGGGCGGGATCGCGGCGCGCCTGTTCCATGAGGCGGGCGCCCATGTCATCGGCGTGCAGGATCACACCGGCACGATCTACAAGTCGGACGGCCTGGACGTGCCGAACCTGCTCAAGCACGTGGCCGAAACGGGCGGCGTGGGCGGTTTCGCGGCCGCCGAAGCCATCAAGGACGAAGAGTTCTGGTCGCTCGACTGCGAATTCCTGATCCCGGCGGCGCTGGAAAACCAGATCACCGAGAAGAACGCCGACAAGATCCGTGCGAAGGTCGTGGTCGAGGGGGCGAACGGCCCGACGACGACGGCCGCCGACGACATCCTGCGCAGCAAGAACATCCTCGTGGTGCCGGACGTGGTCGCCAACGCCGGCGGCGTGACCGTGTCGTACTTCGAATGGGTGCAGGATTTCTCGAGCTTCTTCTGGACCGAGGAAGAGATCAATCACCGCCTGGAGCGCATCATGCGCGAAGCGTTCGACGGCGTGTGGCACGTGGCGCAGGAGCACAAGGTCTCGCTGCGTACCGCGGCATTCATCGTGGCGTGCAGCCGAATTCTGCAAGCCCGTGAAATGCGGGGCCTGTATCCCTGA
- a CDS encoding glutamate/aspartate ABC transporter substrate-binding protein: MTLSKIALAMCCVGLMAGAAQAQESGTLKKIKDNGVISLGNRESSIPFSFYDNQHNVVGYANDVAQAIVEEVKKELKLSKLDVKQTPITSQNRIPLVQNGTIDIECGSTTNNAERQKQAAFSNTFFIIGTRLLAKNSSGVKDFADLKGKNVVTTAGTTSERLLREMNQKDNMGMNIISAKDHGEAAITLHSGRAVAFMMDDALLAGERAKFKDAKDYSIVGKPQSYEAYGCMMRKDDPAFKKLVDKAVADYQKSGKAQADYKKWFQSPIPALGGTNMDFPPSAEMAALWKSPNDNADVQGAK; this comes from the coding sequence ATGACCCTCTCGAAAATTGCATTGGCGATGTGTTGTGTGGGCCTGATGGCAGGCGCCGCGCAAGCGCAGGAAAGCGGTACCCTCAAAAAAATCAAGGACAATGGCGTGATTTCGCTGGGCAACCGCGAATCGTCGATCCCGTTCTCTTTCTACGATAACCAGCACAATGTTGTCGGCTATGCCAACGACGTCGCGCAGGCCATCGTCGAAGAGGTCAAGAAAGAGCTGAAGCTGTCGAAGCTGGACGTGAAGCAGACCCCGATCACGTCGCAAAACCGTATTCCGCTGGTTCAGAACGGCACGATCGACATCGAGTGCGGTTCGACCACGAACAACGCCGAGCGTCAGAAGCAGGCCGCGTTCTCGAATACGTTCTTCATCATCGGCACGCGTCTGCTGGCGAAGAACAGCTCGGGCGTGAAGGACTTCGCCGACCTCAAGGGCAAGAACGTCGTGACCACGGCGGGTACGACCTCGGAGCGTCTGCTGCGCGAGATGAACCAGAAGGACAACATGGGCATGAACATCATCAGCGCCAAGGATCACGGCGAGGCAGCCATCACGCTGCACTCGGGCCGCGCCGTGGCGTTCATGATGGATGACGCCCTGCTCGCCGGCGAGCGCGCCAAGTTCAAGGATGCCAAGGACTACAGCATCGTTGGCAAGCCGCAATCGTACGAAGCCTACGGCTGCATGATGCGCAAGGACGATCCGGCGTTCAAGAAGCTGGTCGACAAGGCTGTCGCGGACTACCAGAAGTCGGGCAAGGCGCAGGCCGACTACAAGAAGTGGTTCCAGTCGCCGATCCCGGCGCTGGGCGGCACGAACATGGACTTCCCGCCGTCGGCCGAAATGGCTGCCCTGTGGAAGTCGCCGAACGACAATGCCGACGTTCAGGGCGCGAAGTAA
- a CDS encoding amino acid ABC transporter permease, whose protein sequence is MALGLDFSFFFQPVATGEDTTYFGWLLSGFKLTLEVGLGGWIIALVVGSVLGVMRTVPNKWISGFATAYVELFRNIPLLVQLFFWYYVAPDFLPESVRQWLFSLNPANVSLLTGVVGLGLFTAARVCEQVRSGINSLPRGQKNAGLAMGLTLPQTYRFVLLPVAFRVVIPPITSEFVNIFKNSAVISTVNLLELTGQGKQLIDYTAHSYESFIAVTIAYMVINIVVLMSMRWLESKTRLPGYIGGK, encoded by the coding sequence ATGGCTCTCGGTCTCGATTTCAGTTTTTTCTTCCAGCCGGTGGCCACCGGCGAGGACACCACCTACTTCGGGTGGCTGCTCTCGGGCTTCAAGCTCACGCTTGAGGTCGGCCTCGGCGGCTGGATCATCGCGCTCGTCGTCGGCTCCGTGCTCGGCGTGATGCGCACCGTCCCCAACAAATGGATCTCCGGCTTCGCGACGGCCTACGTCGAGCTGTTCCGGAACATCCCGCTGCTGGTGCAGTTGTTCTTCTGGTACTACGTGGCCCCCGACTTTCTGCCCGAAAGCGTGCGCCAGTGGCTGTTTTCGCTCAATCCCGCAAACGTCTCGCTGCTCACCGGTGTGGTCGGCCTGGGGCTCTTCACGGCAGCCCGGGTGTGTGAGCAGGTCCGTTCCGGTATCAATTCGCTGCCCAGGGGCCAGAAGAACGCCGGTCTGGCCATGGGGCTCACGTTGCCGCAGACGTATCGTTTCGTGCTGCTGCCGGTGGCATTTCGCGTGGTGATCCCGCCGATCACCTCGGAATTCGTCAACATCTTCAAGAACTCGGCCGTGATCTCGACGGTGAACCTGCTCGAACTGACCGGTCAGGGCAAGCAGCTCATCGACTACACGGCCCATAGCTACGAATCGTTCATCGCAGTGACGATCGCGTATATGGTCATCAACATCGTCGTGCTCATGTCCATGCGTTGGCTCGAGTCGAAGACCCGCCTGCCGGGCTACATCGGGGGCAAATAA